A window of Chelmon rostratus isolate fCheRos1 chromosome 18, fCheRos1.pri, whole genome shotgun sequence genomic DNA:
ATAAGCCCAATATTTACTCGGTTTTAGCTCTTATTGGTCTCTACCAACACATAAAATGTTGGAATATgggtttttaaagctttttcactgctgctgaaactTGTTATAAATGCTATAAATCGATAAAgtgggagctgcagattcaaaTGATAATTCTCTGGAGGTTCAGTATGAGGTTGGTAACAGTTTTCCTTCCTGTTGTGAGAGTACAACAACACTACAGGTACAGGTGTTTGTCACAGGGGTGTCTGTAAACTACACTATGTTTAGACTTCACATAGGAGGAGTAATGACTTAACAGGTGCTATAACACAGTCAGTTTTTGGCAGTTCATCCACATGGGCACATAATTCATATACTACGAGGAAGTAGACCAAAGTAAGTCATGAACCTTTGCAGGCGAACAGTGATTCAAATGAGTGATAATAATAGATGTGGTACTTCGCTGATACTCACGCTGAAGTCAGCATCCTCAGCCCTCAGATGGTCTGCAATGTAGTGCACCCCTTCCAGAGCTCGTATAACACTTGGCGAGAGCAGGAATGTAGAGTCTGACACGGTATTATCAACTTTAGTTGGCCTCTGAGTGGGATTGACCCTGGCCCCCGTTAACTGTCTGTTGGTCCCTGCAGCCCCCTCCGATCGGTTCTGGCTGttctgtgggtttttctgttgtggtggaggagtgGACCCTGGAGGTCTGGGCGAAGGAGGACGGAAGGAGAAATATGAGGTCAGTGTCCCCAGCTCTAAATCCTCATAACTGGTCCTCTCAAGGTCTCCTGATGCCGTCCCATCTCTTAACCAGTTAGCCGAGGTGCTGAGGCAGTTGCTAGATTTGAACCCGGCTATCCGGCCCTGCCGCCGCTCCACCACTGCTTcctgctggagcagcagcagccgtcGACGCCGGCCGTCTGGAGCGGGCCGACGCATGAAAAGCCAGCGTGGGATCAGGTCCAGGAACACGGAGTGGACCCAGCGGGGCATCTTGTGAGTGCTGGGAGAGCGGTGGTGCACGTTGAGCACAAAGACGGTGATGACGATGGAGAGGGTGACGAAAATCATGGTGAAGAGGAGGTACTCGCCGATGAGCGGGATAACGAGGGATGTGGATGGGATGATCTCCGTGATGAGGAGAAGGAAAACAGTGAGGGACAGCAGCACGGAGATGCACAGGGTGATCTTCTCACCACAGTCTGAGGGCAGatagaaaaccaaaacagtgaggCAAGAGATCAGCAAACAGGGGATGATGAGGTTGATAGTGTAAAACAAGGGAAGCCTTCGAATGATGAAGAAGTATGTTATGTCTGGGTAGATCTCATGGCAGCAGTCGTATTTCTTTGTATTGTATGTCCCCACAGCGTTGATGATGGCCCATTCACCGCTCTCCCAGTAGTTGTTCAGGTCCACGGTGTTTTCAATCCGCTCCAGGTCAATCTTGGCCTTGTCGTACGTCCAGGAGCCGAATTTCATTTTGCAGTTCTGCTGATCGAAGGGGAAGAAGGTGACGTCGATGCTGCAGGAGCTCTTGTAAATGGCAGGCGGGACCCAGCGAACTTTACCAGTGTGGAACAGGTGAGCTTTGGTCATGTGGGTCACAGCGAACTCACCGTCAGCACTGGAGAAGCAAAAGTTTCAGATGAGTGACGCTGATACTGTATGAGACCTCGTTATCTGAGAATGACGCAGATAAACAAGTATATCCTGCATTGTGAGACGTTCAAATACCCCTTTTTGCTGAGAAGAATgtattttctttcactttaGAAACTATGCACTGAAAAAGTGTTATGATATACCAATTATAATCTTCTCCAGCTATCTCCCCTCCATTCATCGCTTTAATGGCCTTAATAGCTTCAGCTGAAAACCTAATGATGAGTCCTTATCATTTCATCAGTTTCACaccttttttaatttcacttatAGATTGTGATTACACTGGCTCGGTGGAGCAGAACTCCATCATCAGCCCTCTTGATTTAATCTCCATGAGGTGAATTTAGGACAAAGGAAAGcttgtcttcattttcaaataaatactgtgtgtCAACAGAGAAgctaaatacaaataaagttaagAAAATTACATAGTTTACAGTTTGACAAAGGAAGAAATATTCAAGTTTTATCATTATTTGTTCTCAAGAGGCgcagaaaatgttttataacATCCACTAGATGGCGCCATCTTCATACCGTACACCGTCCAGCAAAGAGGCTTCAATTTGAACCAATTTATCACTGTGTAAGTGTAGCTGTTAGACTTTTAAGATTGTCTGCAACTCTGCAGACATGAATAGATTGCTCAATGAATCAGTTAGCTGATGGACAGAAAACTAATCTGCAATAACTCAAATAATACATTTATCATTTAAGTGAtcttttaaagctgaaatgCCCTAGATAATTGTGGTTCAGTCTTTTCaaatttgaatatttgatggttttctttgtcctgtatgacagtaaactgaatggCTTTGGGTTCTGGACTGTTGGCTGGACATTAACAGGCAGCATCAACTCCAGGAAATTGTGATTGCCATTGCTCACAATTTTCTGATATTCTATAAACAATAGTGGAAACACCTTCTTGTTTACTGTCACTGTTATGTTAGGCTCATATCACACTTACTTGTTGTAGAGGACGATGTCTGGTACCCATATGAGCTCTGACGGCACTCTTATGGACGTCACATTGTCATAGTCCGACGGTCTCCAGCGTAGTTTGTAGTCATTCCACTCCTGggagacacaaacaacagagaTGTTTGGGTGCTTTGATGCTTAACTGTCATATACGTCATTCAGTTCTTCATAAACATTGCCACTTTGGCAATGTAGAGGTAGGTTTTCATGTTCTTTACATTGTGTATCACCCAGAACAATAAATCTTATTAATAaatcaacacagacacaaatgttTCTGACCTGTTTAAGCCACACATTGGTTGTCATCATTTGGTTCTTCTCAtcctggcagacagacagacagacagagacataaagACTTAAGAAGAGTTAAGAAGAGTTAAGGCTGTCAACTGCGGGTTCAGGCCAGAAGAATACACAGTATGTGAGAGGTTCTTGGAGGTTTTTTCAGAGCAGATCCAAATATAGCTTGCAGCAACTTTACTTCAATAGCTTGATGCATGTAAAGTTTTCtgtagcagttttttttttcagtcacagGGCAGAGGGTCTGTTTTTGCTACTGTATATAAGAATGCTaaaacacactgctgaaaaacaacatatagTGTAAAACTTTAACGGTAAAAAAGGTTAAAAGTCTCAGTGCcttaaaaagaggaaggaatATGGTGTATTAATAATACCAAAACTCTGGGAGTTCTTGCACTTAAAAATAGACTAAACGTCTTCTACTCAGTCTGACTTTGAAACTTGTTCACATGTAACCAAAGTCCTCTATAAATGTCTTCAGAAAAACTTCTGTCAACAGTCCACGTGTGACGACTCACCACGTCGATGAGCTGCGCTATGGACAGGCCAAACTTGACAATGACCACATCCGAGATGTTTGGCACGGGTCTCGACCACTTGTTGTAACCCTCAAACAGCGTCTTGAAGAGATCGTCTTCAGCGTGTGAGTGGGTCTTCTCGTCACAAAGAACTGCAGATacatcatttcttttcatttaaaaagtcttCTTTTAAGTGTTATACAGATACAATATGAGAGTAATGGAATTTATAAATtggtcacacacactgtacatataAAATTCCagattttattacatttcacacCCATGTTTTTCCTTATATTTAAAGGTATGTTATAGAGgatttgttattattgtttgtaAACTATTTTCGGTGCTGTGTCTGCCATCTTTGTAGCTTCCTCTTGAACGCATGCTGCTCTGGCACATGGTAGCTACCTTTTTATGAAGTCCCGCCCTCACCTGCACACTTTattgttattggctgggggctgtGCACCTAGTGtccaaaggtt
This region includes:
- the chrna2b gene encoding neuronal acetylcholine receptor subunit alpha-2, translating into MGHDHLFSARTAFLCSLLLCQSVLCDEKTHSHAEDDLFKTLFEGYNKWSRPVPNISDVVIVKFGLSIAQLIDVDEKNQMMTTNVWLKQEWNDYKLRWRPSDYDNVTSIRVPSELIWVPDIVLYNNADGEFAVTHMTKAHLFHTGKVRWVPPAIYKSSCSIDVTFFPFDQQNCKMKFGSWTYDKAKIDLERIENTVDLNNYWESGEWAIINAVGTYNTKKYDCCHEIYPDITYFFIIRRLPLFYTINLIIPCLLISCLTVLVFYLPSDCGEKITLCISVLLSLTVFLLLITEIIPSTSLVIPLIGEYLLFTMIFVTLSIVITVFVLNVHHRSPSTHKMPRWVHSVFLDLIPRWLFMRRPAPDGRRRRLLLLQQEAVVERRQGRIAGFKSSNCLSTSANWLRDGTASGDLERTSYEDLELGTLTSYFSFRPPSPRPPGSTPPPQQKNPQNSQNRSEGAAGTNRQLTGARVNPTQRPTKVDNTVSDSTFLLSPSVIRALEGVHYIADHLRAEDADFSVKEDWKYVAMVIDRIFLWMFIIVCLLGTIGLFLPPWLAGMI